A genomic region of Fibrobacter sp. contains the following coding sequences:
- a CDS encoding geranylgeranylglycerol-phosphate geranylgeranyltransferase — MYAMLFALFKMIRPVNVVIAMVTLAIGYYLLGVLPLQEMNISWLTLILQALGFAFAIGFANIQNDIWDLETDKLNRPERPLVNGKISVSAAQKVWIVLLVLSLLCGLADSLITKTGFTSAIFFVLLDTLLIAYNKKLKHIPLLKNMTVALLCATPLILCLFYPTGIPETEDLMWTPADKIGFLYPAMMFAFLLTTAREIYKDLEDEIGDLKAGIMTFPLIAGAPTARRLAGFICIFCWALLPLPVVQGFYPTLFLIITAAVLTPTFAAILIFAHKKNYRRAQKLVKVAMFAGLVALLVCSF; from the coding sequence ATTTACGCCATGCTCTTCGCCCTTTTCAAAATGATTCGTCCGGTAAACGTCGTCATCGCCATGGTGACGCTTGCCATCGGTTACTACCTGCTTGGAGTATTGCCCCTACAGGAAATGAACATCAGCTGGTTGACCTTGATTTTACAGGCCCTGGGCTTTGCCTTCGCCATCGGGTTTGCCAACATCCAGAATGACATCTGGGACCTGGAAACAGACAAACTGAACCGTCCGGAGCGTCCCCTTGTAAACGGAAAAATTTCAGTCTCCGCCGCCCAAAAGGTATGGATCGTTCTTCTTGTCCTCTCCCTTCTTTGTGGCCTTGCAGACAGTCTTATTACAAAGACGGGATTCACGTCGGCCATCTTCTTTGTGCTGCTAGACACGCTGCTCATCGCCTACAACAAAAAACTCAAGCACATCCCGCTGCTCAAGAACATGACCGTTGCCCTCCTGTGCGCGACTCCCTTAATCCTGTGCCTTTTCTACCCAACCGGAATCCCGGAAACCGAAGACCTGATGTGGACGCCTGCCGACAAAATCGGTTTTCTGTACCCCGCCATGATGTTCGCCTTTCTGCTGACGACGGCGCGGGAAATCTACAAAGACCTGGAAGACGAGATTGGAGACCTGAAGGCTGGCATCATGACTTTCCCGCTGATTGCAGGCGCCCCTACCGCAAGGCGCCTCGCAGGCTTCATCTGCATTTTTTGCTGGGCACTGCTCCCGCTTCCTGTGGTGCAAGGTTTCTATCCAACCTTGTTCCTTATTATTACGGCAGCCGTTCTCACACCGACTTTTGCCGCCATTCTAATTTTTGCTCACAAGAAGAACTATCGGCGGGCTCAAAAACTTGTAAAGGTCGCCATGTTCGCAGGCCTGGTGGCCCTACTTGTCTGCAGTTTCTAG